The following is a genomic window from Dama dama isolate Ldn47 chromosome 4, ASM3311817v1, whole genome shotgun sequence.
CAGTAAAGATGGCTGAACTCACCTCACCCATGTTCTTCCTCATTCCTTCTCTCACCATAAGTTGGGTCCTCTGGGTTCTGGAGGGTTTGCACCTTTTGGctttgatggaattctccagggagcaGCTCTGTGTTTCTACATGTTTATTGGTTTTGATGCCATTGTCACTAAAGGTAATATAGTCACTGTGCTTCTCATCAGGGGTTTGACCACAGATTAGGCTGCCCTTGGGCATAGGAGTTGGAAGAAGTTTAGGCTGCTTTTGATGGTGCAAGAGGAAAGGGAATATTGTGCTTTCACTCACTGTGTTTTCCTAACCTAGTACATCTATGCATCCTGCAGGGGAAGAAGCCCTAAATCCTCAATGGTCCATCCCCGTGAGCACCATGATCACGATCATCATCTGCTTTTTGGCATGCTTTGGTGTCTCAGCGGGACTCACTCTCATGGTGCCCTACTACCAGATTCATCCTGACAGCCCCTTGCCACAGGCTTTTCTCCATGTTGGGTGGGACCCTGCCAGATATGTCGTGGCTGTTGGCACCCTCTGTGCTCTTACATCCAGGTCAGTGTCTTGATTTTCTCCCCATTGACTGTCAGATGCTCGGGTATTCCAGTCCTTGGGATTGAGAGACAAGAGGGAAGGGCACCTTGCCCCATGTAGACTAGAGCATGGAAGCCTcagtccttccttcctgtctctccaTGTCCTCATATAcattgacattttcttttccGGTCTCCTCGGTGATATGTTCCCCATGCCTCGGGTGATGTACGTGATGGCAGAGGATGGACTCCTTTTTCGGGGACTTGCCCAGATCCATGCCCACACAGGCACCCCGGTCATGGCCATCATATCTTCTGGAACCCTTGCAGGTGAATAAACAAAATCCATCCCTTGTTTGATCATTTCCTTACCTTTGATATTTCTGGCTGTTTCTCACTCCCTTCCTCACCTTGTCTGTGCCCTCATCCTAGCGGTCACGGTGTTACTCTTCAGGTTCAGCGATCTGGTGGACCTCCTATCAATCAGAACCCTGCTTGCTTACTCTCTGGTGTCTCTCTCTGTCCTTGCCCTCAGGTGAGACTCTGCTACACCTTGGCTGGGGGTCGTGGACTCAAGGGGAGCTAAGATTCTTCTAGCTTCATGTCCTGCTCTGCTGAAGTCAGGAAAGAGTTGGATTAAGCTGTCTGATATTGGATGAGTATAGGGGCTGCTGTTAATCTTGCCTTAATATCCTCTCACTCAGGTACCAGCCAGATCAGAATTTCagcaagaaggagaaaacagaggaggaaattgagaTGAAGCCTAAAGTTGAAGGAAACCGTTCAGAACCTGTTTCTGAAGCAGGAAACTCAAACATTCTGAAGAGTCTGTGGTTCCCTACCAGCGCCATCCCCACCCAGAAATCTGGCCAGATTGTGTATGCATGTGCCTTCCTGCTTGGTGAGCAGGGGGACTTCTCTTTGGTGATATTCTGAAATTGGCAGGATGGATAGGAGTGTATATTTGTCACTTGAGGAGTCTTGGAGATAAGATGGCCCTTCCTGAGgtgggcagcctggggaggggtgTGACCCGAGGTCCTGACATCTTTGTCTTCCGGGTCCAGCCTGTTCTCCTCCTCCTTGACCCCTGCAGTTCTCCTGCTGACCATCCTGAGCCTGATCCTGGCCCAGTGGCCCAGCCGGGTGTTCTCTGGAGACCCCGTGCTCACAACAGTGgctgtgttgctgctgctgctcatcaCTGGGGTCACGGTCATCATCTGGAGGCAGTCCCTGGACCCCTCTCCTCTTCCGTTCAGGGtaggtgagggacttccctggtggtccggtggttaagaattcaccttgcaatgcaggggatgtaggttaGATTCCTGATGGGGGAacaaatatcccacatgctgcagggcaactaagcccatgccccaaaACTAGAGAAGCCCCTCAGGCTACAACTCAGTTCTGATGCaggcaaattaattaattaattaattttta
Proteins encoded in this region:
- the LOC133051869 gene encoding LOW QUALITY PROTEIN: cationic amino acid transporter 3-like (The sequence of the model RefSeq protein was modified relative to this genomic sequence to represent the inferred CDS: inserted 1 base in 1 codon; substituted 1 base at 1 genomic stop codon), whose product is MXCQDVHQFGQKLVRRRQLKPTEGSESPEARHLNTLDLVVLGVASTPGAGVYILVGEVAVFIAGPAIIISFLVAALSSVLSGLCYAEFGTRVSWTGSVLLYSYISVGELWAFVTGWNLILTSLLAVASVARAWSHTFDSLIGNHISQALEGTFSPYMPYFLAKYPDFVALAVLLLLTGLLVLGAPESTMIYKVFTGISVLVLSFIIISGFIKGDXHNWKLMEQDYTLNTSESSGTYKLGPLGSGGFAPFGFDGILQGAALCFYMFIGFDAIVTKGEEALNPQWSIPVSTMITIIICFLACFGVSAGLTLMVPYYQIHPDSPLPQAFLHVGWDPARYVVAVGTLCALFSGLLGDMFPMPRVMYVMAEDGLLFRGLAQIHAHTGTPVMAIISSGTLAAVTVLLFRFSDLVDLLSIRTLLAYSLVSLSVLALRYQPDQNFSKKEKTEEEIEMKPKVEGNRSEPVSEAGNSNILKSLWFPTSAIPTQKSGQIVYACAFLLVLLLTILSLILAQWPSRVFSGDPVLTTVAVLLLLLITGVTVIIWRQSLDPSPLPFRVPALPVLPLVSIFVNIYLMTQLTSGAWIQFGVWNAIGFAIYFGYGIRHSLEQN